ttatttttttgtaagggcggaggtaacacggggattcgcaccggcgacccccgtgttggtagggcagcggaatagaccgccacgccacccggacgcccgtatgTAAACAGTTTTAAGGTTTTCGGAGAAGTCTCCTCCCCCTTTTGACGACGGGCATCGCCCTGGGGACTTCCCCGCCTTCTGGACCCCTCGCCCGTGCCCGTAGCGGGGGTCTCAGCCCGACCCTGGGTGCGAGACGCTGGATGAACTGCTGCGGTGGGGGGATCTTTCCCGCCTGGAGGTCGTCCACAAAAGCCTCCACCCTGTCGAACTTCGCGGTCAGCCCTCCGAGCTCCTCCTTCAGGGAGTTGAACTGCTTGTACAGGTCTCCCAGGGCGTCCGACAGGGGCTGTATCCTGGTCAAATGACGTCACAGAAGAGCAGCGGGAAGGGGGCGTGAGCGTTTCACTTTGAGAGTGTCCGGGTAAAAGAACTAAGACAACATTATTAAAGCTCCGCAAGAACAGAAAGGAAGGCAAGGGGGTTGCTGAGCAGACCAGCAGGTGAGTAAGAAGCCAAACTCGGCTGCATGAAAAAGAAACCACAGTGATTTAGGATGCAAAACACAGCCACGCCATCTGCAGGAAACATTAAGATAGCAGATGGGGAAAGtggaagaatgaaaaaaaaaagatagatatGTACTAACTGCTCAGTGGGCCAAATTCAAGAAACGTCCCTCGGCCCTTTGTCCATCCTGTATAGCACGCTGAATAACGCGACATTACTCACACGAAACATGTTTCTCAATGTGGGCCGTGAACTCTTTTGGTCTAAAAATACGTGTTAAAAGTAACACTCGGCAGCTCTGGAGGAGTCTGTGCCAAAGCGTTTCCAGATCGCAAGAACAGGAAGCTGAAACATCTCCAGTTTTCCTTTGGTGCTCGTTCAACAGTGAGCTCATTACACCGGCAAACTGGGAGGGCCACTGAACTAATCGACCCAACTCCGAGCAAGTCACGTAATTGCGGGgaagaacacaacacacaatgaTCTCATGAGCTTTCAGCTATTTGCTGCACTTTTCCCACAcctcctctacccccccccccttcagtgtTTTAAGCCTCCTATTTCATAGCACTGAATTGTCCCTATTAGCAGCACAGTCAGTCCACCCCGGAGACATTGTGACCCACCTGTTGTATTCGGGAAGGACAGATGCATGGTCGTTGACAAGCAGGTCTTTAACCTGCGTCATGATGGCAAATTTCCAGTTGTCCAATACCTGGGTCAGGTTGGAGCAAGTGCTGGCGGGGCTGTGCTCTGTTAGAGATGGATATGCTCAGTCACAGCCTGAAAGGCCGAGGAGTATACAGCCACAACATACCTATATATTATAGTGCATACAACAGAAATGACCCAGAGTAAATAAAGGCGGCAAATGCAGGTTTCTGTAAGCGGAGATGGGTGAAATCCCTGACCTTTAGCGTCCCAGTCTCTGGTCTTCCGTTTCCATCCCTTCACCTCACACAGACGGACCATGAAGAGCAGGGCCAGGAGTTCCTTCGTTTTCATCCTCATCTTCCTCACATAaggaaaaaataatatatatatatatatatatatacatacatagggCAGGGATTTTGGCTTCACCACTGAGAAATAAGCCCACAGGAAAGCGGTGCTGGGCAAACCTGGGACTTCAGAGACCACACTGAGAACATGTACACGCAGACGTGTACCAAGATGGTTTTAATTTGCCAACCCTTCCCCTGTTTTTCCAGGGTCATGCAACACAGGTGAATCACGTTTCAAACAGAGAGCaaat
The nucleotide sequence above comes from Lampris incognitus isolate fLamInc1 chromosome 10, fLamInc1.hap2, whole genome shotgun sequence. Encoded proteins:
- the si:dkey-282h22.5 gene encoding uncharacterized protein si:dkey-282h22.5, with protein sequence MRMKTKELLALLFMVRLCEVKGWKRKTRDWDAKEHSPASTCSNLTQVLDNWKFAIMTQVKDLLVNDHASVLPEYNRIQPLSDALGDLYKQFNSLKEELGGLTAKFDRVEAFVDDLQAGKIPPPQQFIQRLAPRVGLRPPLRARARGPEGGEVPRAMPVVKRGRRLLRKP